A single region of the Drosophila takahashii strain IR98-3 E-12201 chromosome 2R, DtakHiC1v2, whole genome shotgun sequence genome encodes:
- the aPKC gene encoding atypical protein kinase C isoform X5, with amino-acid sequence MAWGYWSATTVDRGRSPRRLTQCAPLPVNIVQQEEEEEQPCLPQQQQHQQQQQSQQQQQSQTCPSTPSANQQGSGNLCYSPTCRSRCSSPCPGSPCGSITPPPPPLLTSSQQHLHSNKNCPAAQQLMTHLDYAARRQSLDQLDSPQSKYFDIQANQLSDIMCRGAVVSSIQSANNTLTRGVSMHSRSGSAHGSHHGSHHSHSHHGSAHGSLGCLQGGVGVGVGTGSTGSIGMMSAGHIDTGDYDVPHPHPYTHHYMQTTASVTPPHTSLSRPGSAGAVCQGHDSGSDSSQGCGGSIMGGMLVMGHPGHMGSLGHHSAGSGSLGRCSSRCHNTNTTTTDDSGGGSSGGGGGGGVPGSMGGASMAVGMPGMLMDYHHSHHSGSAGSGLNGCGGGSIAGGSIGGRSSVLGTIHNGHGHHHQQYHHECIHYERLPIPVPIPTVPMGVAPPPQQMSQHQLQSEEEIEPAYATVFPNVPQAPGLSCDGEDRSIYRRGARRWRKLYRVNGHIFQAKRFNRRAFCAYCQDRIWGLGRQGFKCIQCKLLVHKKCHKLVQKHCTDQPEPLVKERAEESSDPMPVPLPPLPYEAMGGGADACESHDHAHIVAPPPPEDPLEPGTQRQYSLNDFELIRVIGRGSYAKVLMVELRRTRRIYAMKVIKKALVTDDEDIDWVQTEKHVFETASNHPFLVGLHSCFQTPSRLFFVIEFVRGGDLMYHMQRQRRLPEEHARFYAAEISLALNFLHEKGIIYRDLKLDNVLLDHEGHIKLTDYGMCKEGIRSGDTTSTFCGTPNYIAPEILRGEDYGFSVDWWALGVLLYEMLAGRSPFDLAGASENPDQNTEDYLFQVILEKTIRIPRSLSVRAASVLKGFLNKNPADRLGCHRESAFMDIVSHPFFKNMDWELLERKQVTPPFKPRLDSDRDLANFPPEFTGEAVQLTPDDDHVIDNIDQSEFEGFEYVNPLLMSLEDCV; translated from the exons ATGGCCTGGGGCTATTGGTCCGCCACGACTGTGGATCGTGGGCGATCGCCGCGCCGCTTGACGCAGTGTGCACCACTTCCGGTCAATATAgtgcagcaggaggaggaggaggagcagccctgcctgccgcagcagcagcagcaccagcagcaacagcaatcccagcagcaacagcaatcgcAGACCTGTCCCAGCACTCCGTCGGCCAATCAGCAGGGCAGTGGCAACCTCTGCTACAGCCCCACCTGTCGATCCCGCTGCTCGAGTCCTTGTCCAGGCTCGCCGTGCGGCTCCATCACGCCGCCACCCCCGCCGCTGCTCACGTCCTCGCAGCAGCACCTGCACTCCAACAAGAACTGCCCAGCAGCCCAGCAACTGATGACACACCTGGACTATGCGGCCCGCAGACAATCGCTCGACCAGCTGGACAGTCCCCAG TCCAAGTACTTTGACATTCAGGCCAACCAGCTGTCGGACATCATGTGCCGCGGTGCGGTGGTCAGTTCGATTCAGTCGGCGAACAACACGCTGACCCGGGGCGTCTCCATGCACAGCCGGAGTGGCAGTGCCCACGGGAGCCACCATGGCAGCCACCACAGTCACAGTCACCATGGCAGTGCCCACGGATCGCTGGGATGCCTGCAGGGCGGcgtgggagtgggcgtgggcaCTGGGAGTACGGGAAGCATTGGCATGATGTCGGCGGGTCACATCGATACGGGGGACTATGACGtgccgcatccgcatccgtatACGCATCACTATATGCAAACGACGGCCTCGGTGACCCCGCCCCACACGTCGCTCAGTCGTCCGGGATCGGCGGGTGCCGTGTGCCAGGGCCACGACTCCGGATCGGATTCCAGCCAGGGCTGCGGCGGATCCATCATGGGCGGCATGCTGGTCATGGGCCATCCGGGGCACATGGGCAGCCTGGGTCACCACAGCGCCGGCAGCGGATCGCTGGGCAGGTGCTCCAGCAGGTGTCACAATACGAACACCACGACGACGGATGACTCGGGTGgtggcagcagcggcggcggcggtggaggaggagtACCTGGTTCCATGGGCGGCGCCTCCATGGCCGTGGGAATGCCGGGCATGCTGATGGACTACCATCACAGCCACCACAGCGGCAGTGCCGGAAGTGGCCTCAATGGATGCGGAGGAGGCAGCATCGCTGGCGGCAGCATCGGCGGAAGGAGCAGTGTCCTGGGCACGATTCACAATGGCCATGGACACCACCATCAGCAGTATCACCACGAGTGCATCCACTACGAGCGGCTGCCGATTCCCGTGCCCATACCCACTGTGCCCATGGGCGTGGCACCGCCCCCGCAGCAGATGTCGCAGCATCAGCTTCAATCGGAGGAGGAGATCGAGCCGGCCTATGCGACAG TATTCCCCAATGTTCCTCAAGCGCCGGGACTGTCTTGCGATGGCGAAGATC GCAGCATCTATCGACGCGGTGCTCGACGCTGGCGCAAGTTGTATCGCGTCAATGGACACATCTTCCAGGCCAAGCGTTTCAACCGG CGTGCTTTCTGTGCCTACTGCCAGGATCGAATCTGGGGCCTGGGCCGTCAGGGTTTCAAGTGCATCCAGTGCAAGCTGCTGGTGCACAAGAAGTGCCATAAGCTTGTGCAGAAGCACTGCACCGACCAGCCGGAGCCGCTGGTGAAGGAGCGGGCGGAGGAGTCCAGTGACCCGATGCCGGTGCCCCTGCCGCCGCTTCCCTACGAGGCGATGGGCGGCGGGGCCGATGCCTGCGAGTCGCACGACCATGCGCACATAGTGGCTCCACCGCCGCCGGAGGATCCCTTGGAGCCGGGCACGCAGCGCCAGTACTCGCTCAATGACTTCGAGCTGATACGGGTCATCGGACGAGGCAGCTATGCCAAGGTGCTGATGGTGGAGCTGCGACGCACACGGCGCATCTACGCCATGAAGGTGATCAAGAAGGCGCTGGTCACCGACGACGAGGACATCGACTGGGTGCAGACCGAGAAGCATGTGTTCGAGACGGCCTCGAACCACCCGTTCCTGGTGGGGCTGCACTCGTGCTTCCAGACGCCCTCGCGGCTCTTCTTTGTCATCGAGTTTGTGCGCGGCGGCGATCTGATGTACCACATGCAGCGGCAGCGACGGCTTCCCGAGGAGCACGCCCGCTTCTATGCGGCCGAAATCAGTTTGGCGCTGAACTTCCTCCACGAGAAGGGCATCATCTATCGCGATCTGAAGCTGGACAATGTTTTGCTGGACCACGAGGGCCACATCAAGCTGACCGACTACGGCATGTGCAAGGAGGGCATTCGATCTGGGGACACCACCTCCACGTTCTGCGGCACACCCAACTACATTGCCCCGGAGATCCTGAGGGGCGAGGACTATGGCTTCTCGGTGGACTGGTGGGCACTGGGAGTCCTGCTCTACGAGATGTTGGCCGGACGCAGTCCGTTTGATCTGGCAGGAGCCTCTGAGAATCCCGATCAG aACACTGAGGACTATCTGTTCCAAGTGATCTTGGAGAAGACCATTCGTATTCCCCGCTCGCTGAGCGTTCGGGCGGCCTCTGTATTGAAAGGTTTCCTCAACAAGAACCCCGCTGACCGTCTGGGCTGCCATCGGGAATCTGCATTCATGGACATCGTCAGCCATCCGTTCTTCAAGAATATGGATTGGGAATTG CTTGAGCGCAAACAGGTCACGCCACCATTCAAGCCACGCTTAGACTCAGATCGCGACCTGGCCAATTTCCCGCCCGAGTTCACCGGCGAGGCCGTGCAGCTGACCCCGGATGATGA TCATGTCATTGATAATATCGATCAATCCGAGTTCGAGGGCTTTGAGTATGTGAACCCCTTGTTGATGTCTCTGGAGGATTGCGTCTGA
- the aPKC gene encoding atypical protein kinase C isoform X4, with translation MIIWSGFCEAAQIYSTQTATFMTGGASLFPNVPQAPGLSCDGEDRSIYRRGARRWRKLYRVNGHIFQAKRFNRRAFCAYCQDRIWGLGRQGFKCIQCKLLVHKKCHKLVQKHCTDQPEPLVKERAEESSDPMPVPLPPLPYEAMGGGADACESHDHAHIVAPPPPEDPLEPGTQRQYSLNDFELIRVIGRGSYAKVLMVELRRTRRIYAMKVIKKALVTDDEDIDWVQTEKHVFETASNHPFLVGLHSCFQTPSRLFFVIEFVRGGDLMYHMQRQRRLPEEHARFYAAEISLALNFLHEKGIIYRDLKLDNVLLDHEGHIKLTDYGMCKEGIRSGDTTSTFCGTPNYIAPEILRGEDYGFSVDWWALGVLLYEMLAGRSPFDLAGASENPDQNTEDYLFQVILEKTIRIPRSLSVRAASVLKGFLNKNPADRLGCHRESAFMDIVSHPFFKNMDWELIAQKEVQPPYIPNLDIGDPYVTSNFDVQFTQEPAVLTPDDP, from the exons ATGATCATCTGGAGTGGCTTCTGCGAGGCGGCCCAAATATACAGCACACAAACGGCCACTTTTATGACCGGCGGAGCATCGT TATTCCCCAATGTTCCTCAAGCGCCGGGACTGTCTTGCGATGGCGAAGATC GCAGCATCTATCGACGCGGTGCTCGACGCTGGCGCAAGTTGTATCGCGTCAATGGACACATCTTCCAGGCCAAGCGTTTCAACCGG CGTGCTTTCTGTGCCTACTGCCAGGATCGAATCTGGGGCCTGGGCCGTCAGGGTTTCAAGTGCATCCAGTGCAAGCTGCTGGTGCACAAGAAGTGCCATAAGCTTGTGCAGAAGCACTGCACCGACCAGCCGGAGCCGCTGGTGAAGGAGCGGGCGGAGGAGTCCAGTGACCCGATGCCGGTGCCCCTGCCGCCGCTTCCCTACGAGGCGATGGGCGGCGGGGCCGATGCCTGCGAGTCGCACGACCATGCGCACATAGTGGCTCCACCGCCGCCGGAGGATCCCTTGGAGCCGGGCACGCAGCGCCAGTACTCGCTCAATGACTTCGAGCTGATACGGGTCATCGGACGAGGCAGCTATGCCAAGGTGCTGATGGTGGAGCTGCGACGCACACGGCGCATCTACGCCATGAAGGTGATCAAGAAGGCGCTGGTCACCGACGACGAGGACATCGACTGGGTGCAGACCGAGAAGCATGTGTTCGAGACGGCCTCGAACCACCCGTTCCTGGTGGGGCTGCACTCGTGCTTCCAGACGCCCTCGCGGCTCTTCTTTGTCATCGAGTTTGTGCGCGGCGGCGATCTGATGTACCACATGCAGCGGCAGCGACGGCTTCCCGAGGAGCACGCCCGCTTCTATGCGGCCGAAATCAGTTTGGCGCTGAACTTCCTCCACGAGAAGGGCATCATCTATCGCGATCTGAAGCTGGACAATGTTTTGCTGGACCACGAGGGCCACATCAAGCTGACCGACTACGGCATGTGCAAGGAGGGCATTCGATCTGGGGACACCACCTCCACGTTCTGCGGCACACCCAACTACATTGCCCCGGAGATCCTGAGGGGCGAGGACTATGGCTTCTCGGTGGACTGGTGGGCACTGGGAGTCCTGCTCTACGAGATGTTGGCCGGACGCAGTCCGTTTGATCTGGCAGGAGCCTCTGAGAATCCCGATCAG aACACTGAGGACTATCTGTTCCAAGTGATCTTGGAGAAGACCATTCGTATTCCCCGCTCGCTGAGCGTTCGGGCGGCCTCTGTATTGAAAGGTTTCCTCAACAAGAACCCCGCTGACCGTCTGGGCTGCCATCGGGAATCTGCATTCATGGACATCGTCAGCCATCCGTTCTTCAAGAATATGGATTGGGAATTG ATAGCACAAAAGGAGGTGCAACCGCCTTATATACCAAACCTAGACATTGGCGACCCCTATGTGACAAGCAACTTTGATGTGCAATTTACCCAAGAACCGGCTGTACTAACGCCAGATGATCCGTAA
- the aPKC gene encoding atypical protein kinase C isoform X3: MIIWSGFCEAAQIYSTQTATFMTGGASLFPNVPQAPGLSCDGEDRSIYRRGARRWRKLYRVNGHIFQAKRFNRRAFCAYCQDRIWGLGRQGFKCIQCKLLVHKKCHKLVQKHCTDQPEPLVKERAEESSDPMPVPLPPLPYEAMGGGADACESHDHAHIVAPPPPEDPLEPGTQRQYSLNDFELIRVIGRGSYAKVLMVELRRTRRIYAMKVIKKALVTDDEDIDWVQTEKHVFETASNHPFLVGLHSCFQTPSRLFFVIEFVRGGDLMYHMQRQRRLPEEHARFYAAEISLALNFLHEKGIIYRDLKLDNVLLDHEGHIKLTDYGMCKEGIRSGDTTSTFCGTPNYIAPEILRGEDYGFSVDWWALGVLLYEMLAGRSPFDLAGASENPDQNTEDYLFQVILEKTIRIPRSLSVRAASVLKGFLNKNPADRLGCHRESAFMDIVSHPFFKNMDWELLERKQVTPPFKPRLDSDRDLANFPPEFTGEAVQLTPDDDHVIDNIDQSEFEGFEYVNPLLMSLEDCV, from the exons ATGATCATCTGGAGTGGCTTCTGCGAGGCGGCCCAAATATACAGCACACAAACGGCCACTTTTATGACCGGCGGAGCATCGT TATTCCCCAATGTTCCTCAAGCGCCGGGACTGTCTTGCGATGGCGAAGATC GCAGCATCTATCGACGCGGTGCTCGACGCTGGCGCAAGTTGTATCGCGTCAATGGACACATCTTCCAGGCCAAGCGTTTCAACCGG CGTGCTTTCTGTGCCTACTGCCAGGATCGAATCTGGGGCCTGGGCCGTCAGGGTTTCAAGTGCATCCAGTGCAAGCTGCTGGTGCACAAGAAGTGCCATAAGCTTGTGCAGAAGCACTGCACCGACCAGCCGGAGCCGCTGGTGAAGGAGCGGGCGGAGGAGTCCAGTGACCCGATGCCGGTGCCCCTGCCGCCGCTTCCCTACGAGGCGATGGGCGGCGGGGCCGATGCCTGCGAGTCGCACGACCATGCGCACATAGTGGCTCCACCGCCGCCGGAGGATCCCTTGGAGCCGGGCACGCAGCGCCAGTACTCGCTCAATGACTTCGAGCTGATACGGGTCATCGGACGAGGCAGCTATGCCAAGGTGCTGATGGTGGAGCTGCGACGCACACGGCGCATCTACGCCATGAAGGTGATCAAGAAGGCGCTGGTCACCGACGACGAGGACATCGACTGGGTGCAGACCGAGAAGCATGTGTTCGAGACGGCCTCGAACCACCCGTTCCTGGTGGGGCTGCACTCGTGCTTCCAGACGCCCTCGCGGCTCTTCTTTGTCATCGAGTTTGTGCGCGGCGGCGATCTGATGTACCACATGCAGCGGCAGCGACGGCTTCCCGAGGAGCACGCCCGCTTCTATGCGGCCGAAATCAGTTTGGCGCTGAACTTCCTCCACGAGAAGGGCATCATCTATCGCGATCTGAAGCTGGACAATGTTTTGCTGGACCACGAGGGCCACATCAAGCTGACCGACTACGGCATGTGCAAGGAGGGCATTCGATCTGGGGACACCACCTCCACGTTCTGCGGCACACCCAACTACATTGCCCCGGAGATCCTGAGGGGCGAGGACTATGGCTTCTCGGTGGACTGGTGGGCACTGGGAGTCCTGCTCTACGAGATGTTGGCCGGACGCAGTCCGTTTGATCTGGCAGGAGCCTCTGAGAATCCCGATCAG aACACTGAGGACTATCTGTTCCAAGTGATCTTGGAGAAGACCATTCGTATTCCCCGCTCGCTGAGCGTTCGGGCGGCCTCTGTATTGAAAGGTTTCCTCAACAAGAACCCCGCTGACCGTCTGGGCTGCCATCGGGAATCTGCATTCATGGACATCGTCAGCCATCCGTTCTTCAAGAATATGGATTGGGAATTG CTTGAGCGCAAACAGGTCACGCCACCATTCAAGCCACGCTTAGACTCAGATCGCGACCTGGCCAATTTCCCGCCCGAGTTCACCGGCGAGGCCGTGCAGCTGACCCCGGATGATGA TCATGTCATTGATAATATCGATCAATCCGAGTTCGAGGGCTTTGAGTATGTGAACCCCTTGTTGATGTCTCTGGAGGATTGCGTCTGA
- the LOC108057593 gene encoding fas apoptotic inhibitory molecule 1 — translation MSFLSPTLRLENLSTQPTMTQDHVPEDQRYNKQNIVAQWCVPINGKMYRIELEHGTTSGRRMIWVNGREVLRRDWMFKLVGEDTFHIDQTRCIIRVDPAPGFKYEYSLYIDGKSHEQYTEDMTRQYRLWLYTCDSAAEAAQEYRIMLKLDTLSLFVNDELRTEESVFVHGGTDTKFLLQDTEFVLQARSSGNKHDGIVHTLLANGVPVPEAKIQEIMQEPVSILQSN, via the exons ATGTCCTTTCTCTCGCCCACCCTGCGCCTGGAGAATCTGTCCACGCAGCCCACGATGACGCAGGATCATGTGCCCGAGGACCAGCGCTACAACAAACAGAATATCGTGGCTCAGTGGTGTGTGCCCATCAATGGCAAG ATGTACCGCATCGAGCTGGAACATGGCACAACCAGTGGGCGGCGCATGATTTGGGTCAATGGACGG GAGGTCCTGCGTCGCGACTGGATGTTCAAACTGGTTGGCGAGGACACGTTTCACATTGATCAGACGCGCTGCATCATACGCGTTGATCCTGCGCCGGGCTTCAAGTACGAGTACTCCCTCTACATCGACGGCAAGTCCCACGAGCAGTACACCGAGGACATGACGCGGCAGTATCGGCTGTGGCTATACACATGCGATTCGGCTGCGGAGGCGGCGCAGGAATACAGGATAATGCTCAAGCTGGACACGCTGAGTCTGTTCGTGAACGACGAGCTGCGCACCGAGGAG TCGGTTTTCGTTCACGGCGGCACAGACACCAAGTTCCTGCTGCAGGACACGGAATTCGTGCTTCAGGCACGCTCAAGTGGCAATAAACATGATGGCATCGTTCACACTCTGCTGGCGAATGGGGTGCCAGTTCCGGAGGCGAAGATTCAGGAGATTATGCAAGAGCCGGTCTCCATTTTGCAGAGCAACTGA
- the Lap1 gene encoding protein lap1: MPLLSKCFPCFKFKREEVIDKLDYSNTPLTDFPEVWQHERTLEELYLSTTRLQALPPQLFYCQGLRVLHVNSNNLESIPQAIGSLRQLQHLDLNRNLIVNVPEEIKSCKHLTHLDLSCNSLQRLPDAITSLISLQELLLNETYLEFLPANFGRLVNLRILELRLNNLITLPKSMVRLVNLQRLDIGGNEFTELPEVVGELKSLRELWIDFNQIRRVSANIGKLRELQHFEANGNLLDTLPSELSNWRNVEVLSICSNSLEAFPFSVGMLKSLVTFKCESNGLTELPDSISYLEQLEELVLSHNKLIRLPSTIGMLRSLRFLFADDNQLRQLPDELCSCQQLSVLSVANNQLSALPQNIGNLGKMKVLNVVNNYINALPVSMLNLVNLTSMWLSDNQSQPLVPLQYLDASTKTQLTCFMLPQVTFKMNSIQAQQQAQEQYEFVYANQQQPHVSPSRRICFAEEATILSNAKAQPAPSYPSFVAAPPTPTPDQMAGSVRLMRSPTPYPKELRQMAKYVRQAQAATTSASASEVREARVVANGQVHCDSSNANQDVVDQATASAIYGITPETTHIYGVYQQPQQMAHPMPTQEYYGLPLVNYESHYQQLYVEANTPLPTTHLNGDQDYELQPLQQQALPQPRLEPPPYHIARVYTKKTPEDLNLYESMRQRKQQQLQEQTIYQDALNSNSNFKTTAIGAQEDEESVDQLDYQNNISSNLEPNPEEDEQELDDTMSQHSLNSTATNNTSKASHKKSTWIFGVHKNPTVKQVTLKWEHSIGFDIAELLNQVGIFVSSVTPNTNAARLLNLNDKLLEIDGYDLTNAKLSDAKRVLLNCGTVMNIMLSRK; this comes from the exons ATGCCGCTGCTGAGCAAATGCTTCCCCTGCTTCAAGTTCAAGCGCGAGGAGGTGATCGACAAGCTGGACTACAGTAATACCCCGCTGACCGACTTCCCAGAAGTTTGGCAGCACGAGCGAACCCTGGAGGAGCTCTATCTGAGCACCACCAGA CTGCAAGCTCTGCCCCCGCAATTGTTTTATTGCCAGGGATTAAGGGTGCTACACGTGAACAGCAACAATCTGGAGAGCATTCCGCAGGCCATCGGCAGTCTGCGACAGCTGCAGCATCTGGATCTCAACCGGAATC TAATTGTCAATGTGCCCGAGGAGATCAAGTCCTGCAAGCACTTAACCCACCTGGATCTGAGCTGCAACAGCCTGCAACGTCTTCCCGATGCCATTACCTCGCTCATCTCGCTGCAGGAGCTGCTGCTGAACGAGACCTACCTGGAGTTTCTGCCGGCCAACTTTGGGCGGTTGGTCAATCTGCGAATTCTGGAGCTGCGACTCAACAATCTCATCACGCTGCCCAAGTCCATGGTGCGTTTGGTCAACTTACAAAGGCTGGACATCGGTGGCAATGAGTTTACAGAGCTG CCCGAGGTTGTTGGCGAGCTAAAGTCCTTGCGCGAACTCTGGATCGACTTCAATCAAATACGCCGCGTTTCGGCCAACATTGGCAAGCTGCGCGAGCTGCAGCACTTTGAGGCCAATGGGAATCTATTGGACACTCTGCCCAGCGAGCTGAGCAACTGGCGGAACGTGGAGGTGCTGTCCATATGCTCGAACAGCCTGGAGGCCTTTCCCTTCAGCGTGGGCATGCTAAAGTCGCTGGTGACATTCAAGTGCGAATCGAACGGCTTGACGGAGCTGCCCGACAGCATAAGCTATTTGGAGCAGCTAGAGGAACTGGTGCTGAGCCACAACAAGCTAATTCGCCTGCCCAGCACGATAGGGATGCTGCGCAGCCTGCGCTTTCTGTTCGCCGATGATAATCAACTGCGCCAGCTGCCGGATGAGCTGTGTAGCTGCCAGCAGTTGAGCGTGCTGAGCGTGGCCAACAATCAGTTGTCCGCCCTGCCACAGAATATAGGGAACCTGGGCAAGATGAAGGTACTCAATGTGGTTAATAACTACATAAATGCCTTGCCCGTGTCGATGTTAAATCTGGTGAATCTCACATCGATGTGGCTGAGCGACAATCAGTCGCAGCCTTTGGTGCCGCTGCAGTATCTTGATGCGAGTACAAAGACGCAGTTGACGTGCTTTATGCTGCCCCAAGTCACGTTCAAGATGAACAGTATTCAGGCCCAACAGCAGGCCCAGGAGCAGTACGAGTTCGTCTACGCCAACCAGCAGCAGCCCCATGTGAGTCCTTCCAGGAGGATCTGCTTTGCCGAGGAGGCCACGATTCTGAGCAATGCCAAAGCACAGCCAGCGCCCAGCTATCCCAGCTTTGTGGCCGCTCCGCCAACTCCGACGCCCGATCAAATGGCCGGATCCGTTCGCCTCATGCGTTCGCCCACGCCGTATCCCAAGGAGCTGCGCCAGATGGCCAAGTACGTGAGGCAGGCTCAGGCGGCGACCACCTCGGCGAGTGCCAGCGAGGTGAGGGAGGCACGTGTGGTGGCCAACGGTCAGGTGCACTGTGATAGCAGCAATGCCAACCAGGATGTTGTGGACCAGGCCACAGCGAGTGCAATATACGGCATAACGCCCGAAACGACACACATCTACGGAGTCTatcagcagccgcagcagatGGCGCATCCAATGCCGACACAGGAGTACTACGGTCTTCCACTCGTCAACTACGAGTCGCACTACCAACAGCTCTACGTGGAGGCCAACACGCCGCTTCCCACCACGCATTTAAACGGGGATCAGGACTACGAGTTGCAGCCTCTGCAGCAGCAGGCGTTGCCCCAGCCTCGATTGGAACCACCACCCTATCACATAGCTCGAGTTTACACGAAGAAAACACCGGAGGATCTTAACCTCTACGAGTCCATGCGGCAGCGGAAGCAGCAACAATTGCAGGAGCAGACTATCTACCAAGATGCTTTGAATAGCAATAGCAACTTCAAGACCACAGCGATTGGCGCGCAGGAAGACGAGGAGTCAGTCGATCAGTTGGACTACCAAAACAATATCAGCAGCAATCTAGAACCAAATCCGGAGGAGGACGAACAGGAGCTGGACGACACGATGTCGCAGCACTCGCTTAATTCCACGGCCACTAACAATACTTCCAAAGCGAGCCACAAGAAATCCACCTGGATCTTTGGTGTTCACAAGAATCCAACAGTCAAACAGGTCACCCTCAAGTGGGAGCACAGCATCGGCTTCGACATAGCAGAGCTGCTTAATCAA GTTGGCATCTTTGTGAGCTCCGTAACGCCAAATACGAATGCTGCCCGCTTGCTGAACCTCAACGATAAGCTGCTCGAAATAGACGGCTACGACCTGACCAATGCCAAGCTGAGCGATGCCAAACGAGTGCTGCTTAACTGCGGCACGGTCATGAACATTATGTTATCGAGAAAATGA